The following are from one region of the Sorghum bicolor cultivar BTx623 chromosome 2, Sorghum_bicolor_NCBIv3, whole genome shotgun sequence genome:
- the LOC8078427 gene encoding shugoshin-1 isoform X4 — translation MASTAAGGGAARGGLNPPHPNPSGGGGPTLRSPPGKGNKPVALADITNTGKPNAARFIAVPDLVKENAKLMALLNEKTKIIDLSRVEIYKLRLVLQASKQQNLLLAQNNSQMLAEINTGKDRIKLLQHELSCTAALLKVKGSELDRNKNAAKEQRKGLKAKVLKGTGSIVAGVDSETSGVEHHLVESQSDVSSNTVCQEPPRDGKQKGMPQRRRSSRLNQGSCEIGGVSQDTLHEEKQYRKSTGKHVEKSLQNECSATVHELETEINEQPQKTNLKEIQEASREAGVQSNKIGDKAFNSKQDHLTGSESSLLFNTVDPPEPPEDNAMKRCSKKRSAIEDVNTKLDTTTCEPLRQEEKSLNICRKPQRRKSARLNSVSSEDTDITVETVHEDVVASLAGSSSNASMEQRTNQEKNDNCSLRKSNEEQISGRRSLRRAAEKVVSYKEKPLNEPLRQEEKSLNICRKPQRRKSARLNSVSSEDTDITVETVHEDVVASLAGSSSNASMEQRTNQEQNDNCSMRKSNEEQISGRRSLRRAAEKVVSYKEKPLNVKMRRP, via the exons ATGGCCTCCACCGCTGCCG GAGGGGGTGCGGCGCGCGGTGGCTTGAACCCTCCGCACCCGAACCCTAGCGGCGGTGGTGGCCCTACGCTCCGGTCGCCGCCGGGGAAAGGGAATAAGCCCGTCGCCCTCGCCGACATCACCAACACTGGGAAGCCCAACGCCGCCAGATTCATCGCCGTCCCCGACCTCGTCAAG GAGAACGCCAAGTTGATGGCTCTGCTCAATGAGAAGAC AAAGATCATTGACCTCAGCAGGGTTGAGATATACAAGCTCCGTCTTGTGCTGCAAGCATCGAAACAACAGAATCTACTCCTTGCACAAAACAATTCCCAGATGCTTGCG GAAATAAACACAGGGAAAGATCGA ATTAAGCTATTGCAGCACGAGCTTTCTTGTACAGCAGCACTGCTTAAAGTAAAGGGTTCAGAGCTTGAT AGAAATAAAAACGCTGCCAAAGAACAGAGAAAGGGACTGAAAGCTAAG GTCTTGAAAGGCACAGGTTCCATAGTCGCAGGAGTTGACTCGGAAACCAGTGGTGTCGAACACCATTTGGTTGAATCTCAAT CTGACGTATCATCAAATACCGTCTGCCAAGAGCCACCACGAGATGGAAAACAAAAGGG AATGCCTCAACGGAGAAGGTCTTCGAGGCTGAACCAAGGTTCCTGTGAGATCGGCGGAGTATCTCAGGATACATTGCATGAGGAAAAACAGTATAGGAAAAGCACTGGAAAACATGTG GAGAAGTCACTGCAAAATGAGTGCAGTGCAACAGTGCATGAACTG GAAACTGAGATAAATGAGCAACCACAAAAAACAAATTTGAAG GAGATACAGGAAGCTTCCAGGGAAGCTGGTGTTCAGTCTAATAAAATTGGTGATAAGGCCTTCAACAgtaaacaagaccatttgacaGGAAGTGAAT CATCTCTGTTATTCAATACTGTTGACCCTCCCGAGCCACCAGAAGACAACGCTATGAAGCG GTGCTCAAAAAAACGGTCAGCCATAGAGGATGTAAATACCAAACTAGACACGACTACCTGTGAGCCATTGCGCCAGGAAGAAAAGAG CCTTAATATTTGCAGAAAACCTCAAAGGAGAAAATCTGCAAGACTGAATTCAGTATCTTCTGAGGACACGGATATCACTGTTGAGACTGTGCACGAAGATGTTGTTGCTTCTTTGGCCGGTTCCAGTTCAAACGCATCCATGGAGCAGAGGACAAATCAAGAGAAGAATGATAATTGTTCCTTGAGGAAATCTAATGAAGAGCAGATATCAGGAAGGAGGTCTTTAAGGCGAGCTGCTGAAAAGGTTGTCTCATACAAGGAGAAACCCTTGAATGAGCCATTGCGCCAGGAAGAAAAGAG CCTTAATATTTGCAGAAAACCTCAAAGGAGAAAATCTGCAAGACTGAATTCAGTATCTTCTGAGGACACGGATATCACTGTTGAGACTGTGCACGAAGATGTTGTTGCTTCTTTGGCCGGTTCCAGTTCAAATGCATCCATGGAGCAGAGGACAAATCAAGAGCAGAATGATAATTGTTCCATGAGGAAATCTAATGAAGAGCAGATATCAGGAAGGAGGTCTCTAAGGCGAGCTGCTGAAAAGGTTGTCTCATACAAGGAGAAACCCTTGAATGTTAAGATGCGCCGACCTTAA
- the LOC8078427 gene encoding shugoshin-1 isoform X5, translating to MASTAAGGGAARGGLNPPHPNPSGGGGPTLRSPPGKGNKPVALADITNTGKPNAARFIAVPDLVKENAKLMALLNEKTKIIDLSRVEIYKLRLVLQASKQQNLLLAQNNSQMLAEINTGKDRIKLLQHELSCTAALLKVKGSELDRNKNAAKEQRKGLKAKVLKGTGSIVAGVDSETSGVEHHLVESQSDVSSNTVCQEPPRDGKQKGMPQRRRSSRLNQGSCEIGGVSQDTLHEEKQYRKSTGKHVEKSLQNECSATVHELVRASEFEETEINEQPQKTNLKEIQEASREAGVQSNKIGDKAFNSKQDHLTGSESSLLFNTVDPPEPPEDNAMKRCSKKRSAIEDVNTKLDTTTCEPLRQEEKRKPQRRKSARLNSVSSEDTDITVETVHEDVVASLAGSSSNASMEQRTNQEKNDNCSLRKSNEEQISGRRSLRRAAEKVVSYKEKPLNEPLRQEEKRKPQRRKSARLNSVSSEDTDITVETVHEDVVASLAGSSSNASMEQRTNQEQNDNCSMRKSNEEQISGRRSLRRAAEKVVSYKEKPLNVKMRRP from the exons ATGGCCTCCACCGCTGCCG GAGGGGGTGCGGCGCGCGGTGGCTTGAACCCTCCGCACCCGAACCCTAGCGGCGGTGGTGGCCCTACGCTCCGGTCGCCGCCGGGGAAAGGGAATAAGCCCGTCGCCCTCGCCGACATCACCAACACTGGGAAGCCCAACGCCGCCAGATTCATCGCCGTCCCCGACCTCGTCAAG GAGAACGCCAAGTTGATGGCTCTGCTCAATGAGAAGAC AAAGATCATTGACCTCAGCAGGGTTGAGATATACAAGCTCCGTCTTGTGCTGCAAGCATCGAAACAACAGAATCTACTCCTTGCACAAAACAATTCCCAGATGCTTGCG GAAATAAACACAGGGAAAGATCGA ATTAAGCTATTGCAGCACGAGCTTTCTTGTACAGCAGCACTGCTTAAAGTAAAGGGTTCAGAGCTTGAT AGAAATAAAAACGCTGCCAAAGAACAGAGAAAGGGACTGAAAGCTAAG GTCTTGAAAGGCACAGGTTCCATAGTCGCAGGAGTTGACTCGGAAACCAGTGGTGTCGAACACCATTTGGTTGAATCTCAAT CTGACGTATCATCAAATACCGTCTGCCAAGAGCCACCACGAGATGGAAAACAAAAGGG AATGCCTCAACGGAGAAGGTCTTCGAGGCTGAACCAAGGTTCCTGTGAGATCGGCGGAGTATCTCAGGATACATTGCATGAGGAAAAACAGTATAGGAAAAGCACTGGAAAACATGTG GAGAAGTCACTGCAAAATGAGTGCAGTGCAACAGTGCATGAACTGGTAAGGGCTTCAGAATTCGAG GAAACTGAGATAAATGAGCAACCACAAAAAACAAATTTGAAG GAGATACAGGAAGCTTCCAGGGAAGCTGGTGTTCAGTCTAATAAAATTGGTGATAAGGCCTTCAACAgtaaacaagaccatttgacaGGAAGTGAAT CATCTCTGTTATTCAATACTGTTGACCCTCCCGAGCCACCAGAAGACAACGCTATGAAGCG GTGCTCAAAAAAACGGTCAGCCATAGAGGATGTAAATACCAAACTAGACACGACTACCTGTGAGCCATTGCGCCAGGAAGAAAAGAG AAAACCTCAAAGGAGAAAATCTGCAAGACTGAATTCAGTATCTTCTGAGGACACGGATATCACTGTTGAGACTGTGCACGAAGATGTTGTTGCTTCTTTGGCCGGTTCCAGTTCAAACGCATCCATGGAGCAGAGGACAAATCAAGAGAAGAATGATAATTGTTCCTTGAGGAAATCTAATGAAGAGCAGATATCAGGAAGGAGGTCTTTAAGGCGAGCTGCTGAAAAGGTTGTCTCATACAAGGAGAAACCCTTGAATGAGCCATTGCGCCAGGAAGAAAAGAG AAAACCTCAAAGGAGAAAATCTGCAAGACTGAATTCAGTATCTTCTGAGGACACGGATATCACTGTTGAGACTGTGCACGAAGATGTTGTTGCTTCTTTGGCCGGTTCCAGTTCAAATGCATCCATGGAGCAGAGGACAAATCAAGAGCAGAATGATAATTGTTCCATGAGGAAATCTAATGAAGAGCAGATATCAGGAAGGAGGTCTCTAAGGCGAGCTGCTGAAAAGGTTGTCTCATACAAGGAGAAACCCTTGAATGTTAAGATGCGCCGACCTTAA
- the LOC8078427 gene encoding shugoshin-1 isoform X2 has product MASTAAGGGAARGGLNPPHPNPSGGGGPTLRSPPGKGNKPVALADITNTGKPNAARFIAVPDLVKENAKLMALLNEKTKIIDLSRVEIYKLRLVLQASKQQNLLLAQNNSQMLAEINTGKDRIKLLQHELSCTAALLKVKGSELDRNKNAAKEQRKGLKAKVLKGTGSIVAGVDSETSGVEHHLVESQSDVSSNTVCQEPPRDGKQKGMPQRRRSSRLNQGSCEIGGVSQDTLHEEKQYRKSTGKHVEKSLQNECSATVHELVRASEFEETEINEQPQKTNLKEIQEASREAGVQSNKIGDKAFNSKQDHLTGSESSLLFNTVDPPEPPEDNAMKRCSKKRSAIEDVNTKLDTTTCEPLRQEEKRKPQRRKSARLNSVSSEDTDITVETVHEDVVASLAGSSSNASMEQRTNQEKNDNCSLRKSNEEQISGRRSLRRAAEKVVSYKEKPLNEPLRQEEKSLNICRKPQRRKSARLNSVSSEDTDITVETVHEDVVASLAGSSSNASMEQRTNQEQNDNCSMRKSNEEQISGRRSLRRAAEKVVSYKEKPLNVKMRRP; this is encoded by the exons ATGGCCTCCACCGCTGCCG GAGGGGGTGCGGCGCGCGGTGGCTTGAACCCTCCGCACCCGAACCCTAGCGGCGGTGGTGGCCCTACGCTCCGGTCGCCGCCGGGGAAAGGGAATAAGCCCGTCGCCCTCGCCGACATCACCAACACTGGGAAGCCCAACGCCGCCAGATTCATCGCCGTCCCCGACCTCGTCAAG GAGAACGCCAAGTTGATGGCTCTGCTCAATGAGAAGAC AAAGATCATTGACCTCAGCAGGGTTGAGATATACAAGCTCCGTCTTGTGCTGCAAGCATCGAAACAACAGAATCTACTCCTTGCACAAAACAATTCCCAGATGCTTGCG GAAATAAACACAGGGAAAGATCGA ATTAAGCTATTGCAGCACGAGCTTTCTTGTACAGCAGCACTGCTTAAAGTAAAGGGTTCAGAGCTTGAT AGAAATAAAAACGCTGCCAAAGAACAGAGAAAGGGACTGAAAGCTAAG GTCTTGAAAGGCACAGGTTCCATAGTCGCAGGAGTTGACTCGGAAACCAGTGGTGTCGAACACCATTTGGTTGAATCTCAAT CTGACGTATCATCAAATACCGTCTGCCAAGAGCCACCACGAGATGGAAAACAAAAGGG AATGCCTCAACGGAGAAGGTCTTCGAGGCTGAACCAAGGTTCCTGTGAGATCGGCGGAGTATCTCAGGATACATTGCATGAGGAAAAACAGTATAGGAAAAGCACTGGAAAACATGTG GAGAAGTCACTGCAAAATGAGTGCAGTGCAACAGTGCATGAACTGGTAAGGGCTTCAGAATTCGAG GAAACTGAGATAAATGAGCAACCACAAAAAACAAATTTGAAG GAGATACAGGAAGCTTCCAGGGAAGCTGGTGTTCAGTCTAATAAAATTGGTGATAAGGCCTTCAACAgtaaacaagaccatttgacaGGAAGTGAAT CATCTCTGTTATTCAATACTGTTGACCCTCCCGAGCCACCAGAAGACAACGCTATGAAGCG GTGCTCAAAAAAACGGTCAGCCATAGAGGATGTAAATACCAAACTAGACACGACTACCTGTGAGCCATTGCGCCAGGAAGAAAAGAG AAAACCTCAAAGGAGAAAATCTGCAAGACTGAATTCAGTATCTTCTGAGGACACGGATATCACTGTTGAGACTGTGCACGAAGATGTTGTTGCTTCTTTGGCCGGTTCCAGTTCAAACGCATCCATGGAGCAGAGGACAAATCAAGAGAAGAATGATAATTGTTCCTTGAGGAAATCTAATGAAGAGCAGATATCAGGAAGGAGGTCTTTAAGGCGAGCTGCTGAAAAGGTTGTCTCATACAAGGAGAAACCCTTGAATGAGCCATTGCGCCAGGAAGAAAAGAG CCTTAATATTTGCAGAAAACCTCAAAGGAGAAAATCTGCAAGACTGAATTCAGTATCTTCTGAGGACACGGATATCACTGTTGAGACTGTGCACGAAGATGTTGTTGCTTCTTTGGCCGGTTCCAGTTCAAATGCATCCATGGAGCAGAGGACAAATCAAGAGCAGAATGATAATTGTTCCATGAGGAAATCTAATGAAGAGCAGATATCAGGAAGGAGGTCTCTAAGGCGAGCTGCTGAAAAGGTTGTCTCATACAAGGAGAAACCCTTGAATGTTAAGATGCGCCGACCTTAA
- the LOC8064219 gene encoding NAD(P)H dehydrogenase (quinone) FQR1: MDPSMAVTKIYVVYYSTYGHVARLAEEIKKGADSVAGVEATIWQVAETLPEEALAKMHAPAKREEHPVMVSGRQLADADGVLFGFPARFGMMAAQMKALFDSTGGLWQAQALAGKPAGFFFALGTQGGGQEETALTAVSQLAHHGMVFVPVGYTFGEGMFDMDEVRCCSPYGSGTFAGKDGKSRLPSDAELQMAAHQGSYFAAFAKKLKAGAGVVA, from the exons ATGGATCCATCAATGGCGGTGACAAAGATCTACGTCGT GTACTACTCGACGTACGGCCACGTGGCGAGGCTGGCGGAGGAGATCAAGAAGGGCGCCGACTCCGTGGCCGGCGTCGAGGCGACCATCTGGCAGGTGGCGGAGACGCTGCCGGAGGAGGCGCTGGCGAAGATGCACGCGCCGGCGAAGCGCGAGGAGCACCCGGTGATGGTCTCGGGCAGGCAGCTGGCGGACGCCGACGGCGTCCTGTTCGGCTTCCCGGCGCGGTTCGGCATGATGGCGGCGCAGATGAAGGCGCTCTTCGACTCCACGGGCGGCCTGTGGCAGGCGCAGGCGCTGGCGGGGAAGCCCGCGGGGTTCTTCTTCGCGCTCGGCACCCAGGGCGGCGGCCAGGAGGAGACGGCGCTCACCGCCGTGTCGCAGCTCGCGCACCACGGCATGGTGTTCGTCCCCGTCGGGTACACGTTCGGCGAAGGGATGTTCGACATGGACGAGGTCAGGTGCTGCAGCCCCTACGGGTCCGGCACCTTCGCCGGCAAAGACGGGAAGAGCAGGCTGCCCAGCGACGCCGAGCTCCAGATGGCCGCGCACCAGGGCAGCTACTTCGCCGCCTTCGCCAAGAAGCTCAAGGCCGGTGCGGGCGTCGTCGCCTGA
- the LOC8078426 gene encoding 40S ribosomal protein S2-3, translated as MADRGGERGGDRGGERGGFGRGFGRGGRGDRGGRRGGRRGGRQQEEEKWVPVTKLGRLVKENRIHKIEEIYLHSLPVKEHQIVEQLVPGLKDEVMKITPVQKQTRAGQRTRFKAFVVVGDGDGHVGLGVKCAKEVATAIRGAIILAKLSVVPVRRGYWGNKIGQPHTVPCKVTGKCGSVTVRMVPAPRGSGIVAARVPKKVLQFAGIEDVFTSSRGSTKTLGNFVKATFDCLMKTYGFLTPEFWTETKYMKTPFQEFTDLLAKPTKGLLIEAPTETVEA; from the exons ATGGCGGACCGCGGAGGCGAGCGTGGCGGCGACCGCGGCGGCGAGCGTGGCGGTTTCGGCCGCGGGTTCGGTCGCGGCGGGCGCGGCGACCGTGGCGGGCGCCGCGGTGGCCGGCGCGGCGGCCGCcagcaggaggaggagaagtGGGTGCCTGTCACCAAGCTGGGGCGCCTCGTGAAGGAGAACCGGATCCACAAGATCGAGGAGATCTACCTGCACTCGCTCCCCGTCAAGGAGCACCAGATCGTGGAGCAGCTCGTCCCGGGGCTCAAGGACGAGGTGATGAAGATCACGCCCGTGCAGAAGCAGACCCGCGCCGGGCAGCGCACCCGGTTCAAGGcgttcgtcgtcgtcggcgacggcgacggccacGTCGGGCTCGGCGTCAAGTGCGCCAAGGAGGTCGCTACGGCCATCCGCGGCGCCATCATCCTCGCCAAGCTCTCGGTCGTGCCCGTCAGGAGGGGATACTGGGGGAACAAGATTGGACAGCCCCACACCGTGCCCTGCAAGGTCACCGGCAAGTGTGGCTCCGTCACCGTGCGCATGGTGCCGGCACCCAGGGGGTCTGGAATCGTCGCTGCCCGCGTGCCCAAGAAGGTCCTCCAGTTCGCTGGCATTGAGGACGTCTTCACCTCGTCCCGTGGCTCCACCAAGACACTCGGCAACTTCGTCAAG GCAACCTTTGATTgtctgatgaagacctatggcttCCTTACTCCTGAGTTCTGGACTGAGACTAAGTATATGAAGACCCCGTTCCAGGAGTTCACCGACCTTTTGGCTAAGCCGACAAAGGGTCTTTTGATCGAAGCTCCTACTGAGACGGTGGAAGCTTAA
- the LOC8078427 gene encoding shugoshin-1 isoform X3 produces MASTAAGGGAARGGLNPPHPNPSGGGGPTLRSPPGKGNKPVALADITNTGKPNAARFIAVPDLVKENAKLMALLNEKTKIIDLSRVEIYKLRLVLQASKQQNLLLAQNNSQMLAEINTGKDRIKLLQHELSCTAALLKVKGSELDRNKNAAKEQRKGLKAKVLKGTGSIVAGVDSETSGVEHHLVESQSDVSSNTVCQEPPRDGKQKGMPQRRRSSRLNQGSCEIGGVSQDTLHEEKQYRKSTGKHVEKSLQNECSATVHELVRASEFEETEINEQPQKTNLKEIQEASREAGVQSNKIGDKAFNSKQDHLTGSESSLLFNTVDPPEPPEDNAMKRCSKKRSAIEDVNTKLDTTTCEPLRQEEKSLNICRKPQRRKSARLNSVSSEDTDITVETVHEDVVASLAGSSSNASMEQRTNQEKNDNCSLRKSNEEQISGRRSLRRAAEKVVSYKEKPLNEPLRQEEKRKPQRRKSARLNSVSSEDTDITVETVHEDVVASLAGSSSNASMEQRTNQEQNDNCSMRKSNEEQISGRRSLRRAAEKVVSYKEKPLNVKMRRP; encoded by the exons ATGGCCTCCACCGCTGCCG GAGGGGGTGCGGCGCGCGGTGGCTTGAACCCTCCGCACCCGAACCCTAGCGGCGGTGGTGGCCCTACGCTCCGGTCGCCGCCGGGGAAAGGGAATAAGCCCGTCGCCCTCGCCGACATCACCAACACTGGGAAGCCCAACGCCGCCAGATTCATCGCCGTCCCCGACCTCGTCAAG GAGAACGCCAAGTTGATGGCTCTGCTCAATGAGAAGAC AAAGATCATTGACCTCAGCAGGGTTGAGATATACAAGCTCCGTCTTGTGCTGCAAGCATCGAAACAACAGAATCTACTCCTTGCACAAAACAATTCCCAGATGCTTGCG GAAATAAACACAGGGAAAGATCGA ATTAAGCTATTGCAGCACGAGCTTTCTTGTACAGCAGCACTGCTTAAAGTAAAGGGTTCAGAGCTTGAT AGAAATAAAAACGCTGCCAAAGAACAGAGAAAGGGACTGAAAGCTAAG GTCTTGAAAGGCACAGGTTCCATAGTCGCAGGAGTTGACTCGGAAACCAGTGGTGTCGAACACCATTTGGTTGAATCTCAAT CTGACGTATCATCAAATACCGTCTGCCAAGAGCCACCACGAGATGGAAAACAAAAGGG AATGCCTCAACGGAGAAGGTCTTCGAGGCTGAACCAAGGTTCCTGTGAGATCGGCGGAGTATCTCAGGATACATTGCATGAGGAAAAACAGTATAGGAAAAGCACTGGAAAACATGTG GAGAAGTCACTGCAAAATGAGTGCAGTGCAACAGTGCATGAACTGGTAAGGGCTTCAGAATTCGAG GAAACTGAGATAAATGAGCAACCACAAAAAACAAATTTGAAG GAGATACAGGAAGCTTCCAGGGAAGCTGGTGTTCAGTCTAATAAAATTGGTGATAAGGCCTTCAACAgtaaacaagaccatttgacaGGAAGTGAAT CATCTCTGTTATTCAATACTGTTGACCCTCCCGAGCCACCAGAAGACAACGCTATGAAGCG GTGCTCAAAAAAACGGTCAGCCATAGAGGATGTAAATACCAAACTAGACACGACTACCTGTGAGCCATTGCGCCAGGAAGAAAAGAG CCTTAATATTTGCAGAAAACCTCAAAGGAGAAAATCTGCAAGACTGAATTCAGTATCTTCTGAGGACACGGATATCACTGTTGAGACTGTGCACGAAGATGTTGTTGCTTCTTTGGCCGGTTCCAGTTCAAACGCATCCATGGAGCAGAGGACAAATCAAGAGAAGAATGATAATTGTTCCTTGAGGAAATCTAATGAAGAGCAGATATCAGGAAGGAGGTCTTTAAGGCGAGCTGCTGAAAAGGTTGTCTCATACAAGGAGAAACCCTTGAATGAGCCATTGCGCCAGGAAGAAAAGAG AAAACCTCAAAGGAGAAAATCTGCAAGACTGAATTCAGTATCTTCTGAGGACACGGATATCACTGTTGAGACTGTGCACGAAGATGTTGTTGCTTCTTTGGCCGGTTCCAGTTCAAATGCATCCATGGAGCAGAGGACAAATCAAGAGCAGAATGATAATTGTTCCATGAGGAAATCTAATGAAGAGCAGATATCAGGAAGGAGGTCTCTAAGGCGAGCTGCTGAAAAGGTTGTCTCATACAAGGAGAAACCCTTGAATGTTAAGATGCGCCGACCTTAA
- the LOC8078427 gene encoding shugoshin-1 isoform X1 yields MASTAAGGGAARGGLNPPHPNPSGGGGPTLRSPPGKGNKPVALADITNTGKPNAARFIAVPDLVKENAKLMALLNEKTKIIDLSRVEIYKLRLVLQASKQQNLLLAQNNSQMLAEINTGKDRIKLLQHELSCTAALLKVKGSELDRNKNAAKEQRKGLKAKVLKGTGSIVAGVDSETSGVEHHLVESQSDVSSNTVCQEPPRDGKQKGMPQRRRSSRLNQGSCEIGGVSQDTLHEEKQYRKSTGKHVEKSLQNECSATVHELVRASEFEETEINEQPQKTNLKEIQEASREAGVQSNKIGDKAFNSKQDHLTGSESSLLFNTVDPPEPPEDNAMKRCSKKRSAIEDVNTKLDTTTCEPLRQEEKSLNICRKPQRRKSARLNSVSSEDTDITVETVHEDVVASLAGSSSNASMEQRTNQEKNDNCSLRKSNEEQISGRRSLRRAAEKVVSYKEKPLNEPLRQEEKSLNICRKPQRRKSARLNSVSSEDTDITVETVHEDVVASLAGSSSNASMEQRTNQEQNDNCSMRKSNEEQISGRRSLRRAAEKVVSYKEKPLNVKMRRP; encoded by the exons ATGGCCTCCACCGCTGCCG GAGGGGGTGCGGCGCGCGGTGGCTTGAACCCTCCGCACCCGAACCCTAGCGGCGGTGGTGGCCCTACGCTCCGGTCGCCGCCGGGGAAAGGGAATAAGCCCGTCGCCCTCGCCGACATCACCAACACTGGGAAGCCCAACGCCGCCAGATTCATCGCCGTCCCCGACCTCGTCAAG GAGAACGCCAAGTTGATGGCTCTGCTCAATGAGAAGAC AAAGATCATTGACCTCAGCAGGGTTGAGATATACAAGCTCCGTCTTGTGCTGCAAGCATCGAAACAACAGAATCTACTCCTTGCACAAAACAATTCCCAGATGCTTGCG GAAATAAACACAGGGAAAGATCGA ATTAAGCTATTGCAGCACGAGCTTTCTTGTACAGCAGCACTGCTTAAAGTAAAGGGTTCAGAGCTTGAT AGAAATAAAAACGCTGCCAAAGAACAGAGAAAGGGACTGAAAGCTAAG GTCTTGAAAGGCACAGGTTCCATAGTCGCAGGAGTTGACTCGGAAACCAGTGGTGTCGAACACCATTTGGTTGAATCTCAAT CTGACGTATCATCAAATACCGTCTGCCAAGAGCCACCACGAGATGGAAAACAAAAGGG AATGCCTCAACGGAGAAGGTCTTCGAGGCTGAACCAAGGTTCCTGTGAGATCGGCGGAGTATCTCAGGATACATTGCATGAGGAAAAACAGTATAGGAAAAGCACTGGAAAACATGTG GAGAAGTCACTGCAAAATGAGTGCAGTGCAACAGTGCATGAACTGGTAAGGGCTTCAGAATTCGAG GAAACTGAGATAAATGAGCAACCACAAAAAACAAATTTGAAG GAGATACAGGAAGCTTCCAGGGAAGCTGGTGTTCAGTCTAATAAAATTGGTGATAAGGCCTTCAACAgtaaacaagaccatttgacaGGAAGTGAAT CATCTCTGTTATTCAATACTGTTGACCCTCCCGAGCCACCAGAAGACAACGCTATGAAGCG GTGCTCAAAAAAACGGTCAGCCATAGAGGATGTAAATACCAAACTAGACACGACTACCTGTGAGCCATTGCGCCAGGAAGAAAAGAG CCTTAATATTTGCAGAAAACCTCAAAGGAGAAAATCTGCAAGACTGAATTCAGTATCTTCTGAGGACACGGATATCACTGTTGAGACTGTGCACGAAGATGTTGTTGCTTCTTTGGCCGGTTCCAGTTCAAACGCATCCATGGAGCAGAGGACAAATCAAGAGAAGAATGATAATTGTTCCTTGAGGAAATCTAATGAAGAGCAGATATCAGGAAGGAGGTCTTTAAGGCGAGCTGCTGAAAAGGTTGTCTCATACAAGGAGAAACCCTTGAATGAGCCATTGCGCCAGGAAGAAAAGAG CCTTAATATTTGCAGAAAACCTCAAAGGAGAAAATCTGCAAGACTGAATTCAGTATCTTCTGAGGACACGGATATCACTGTTGAGACTGTGCACGAAGATGTTGTTGCTTCTTTGGCCGGTTCCAGTTCAAATGCATCCATGGAGCAGAGGACAAATCAAGAGCAGAATGATAATTGTTCCATGAGGAAATCTAATGAAGAGCAGATATCAGGAAGGAGGTCTCTAAGGCGAGCTGCTGAAAAGGTTGTCTCATACAAGGAGAAACCCTTGAATGTTAAGATGCGCCGACCTTAA